Below is a genomic region from Rubrivirga sp. SAORIC476.
GGGGCGCTCGCGGACAGCAGATCGACGCTCGCCATCTCCCCTACGAGTCCGGGAACGGCTCCTCCCCCACCGCAAGAACCGGAACGGAAACGGGGCCCCGTTCCGAAGAACAGGGCCCCGCAGGACCTGCTGACGAACCGGGGTCTTACCGGTTGTCGTGGCTCCGACCGAGGTTCTCGGCGTCGGCGCCCGGACCGGGCTCGCCGGTGCCGGTCGTCGCCCCCTGCTCGGCGTCCGGGTGCTCGTCGGCCGACGGCGGCACCTGCACGCTGCCGGTCGCATCCGGGTTGGGCGCGTCGCTGGCGACGGCCTCGGCCGGCTGGCTCTCGGGCACATCGGCCTCGGGCGTCTCCGTCACGTCCGATGCAGGCGTCGAGGCGGCCGGGGTCGGCGTGGTCGAGGCGGGCTTGGAGCCACTCTTGCGACGCGAACGACGCGTCTTCTTGGACGAGCTCTTCGAGCCGTCGGGCTTGACGTCGTTGAAGTCGACGAGCTCGACGATGACCACCTCGGCTGCGTCGCCGGCACGCTGGCCGAGCTTCACGATGCGGGTGTAGCCACCGGGACGGTCGCCGACCTTCTCCATGACCTCGTCATAGAGCGTCTTGACGGCCTCCTTGTCACCCAGCTTCTTGAAAGCGAGACGGCGCGAGTGCGTCGAGTCGTCCTTGCCGTGGGTGATGATGGGCTCGACGTAACGGCGGAGCGCCTTGGCCTTGCCGAAGGTCGTCTTGATCCGCTTGTGCATCAGCAGCGCGGAGGACATCTGCTGGAGCGTCGCCTTCCGGTGGGAGGCGGTCCGGCCGATCTTCAGGATCTTGTTTCCGTGGTTCATATCGGTACTGGGTACGAGGTACTGGGTGCCGAGCACGCGGAGGCCGAAGCCCTGTGCCGCGTGCACTGCGCCCCCATACCCTCTAGTTCATGTCGCCGTAGCGCTCGACGTCCATGCCGAAGCGCAGGCCGCGCTCGTCGAGGACCTGGACGAGCTCCAGCAGGGAC
It encodes:
- the rplQ gene encoding 50S ribosomal protein L17, which encodes MNHGNKILKIGRTASHRKATLQQMSSALLMHKRIKTTFGKAKALRRYVEPIITHGKDDSTHSRRLAFKKLGDKEAVKTLYDEVMEKVGDRPGGYTRIVKLGQRAGDAAEVVIVELVDFNDVKPDGSKSSSKKTRRSRRKSGSKPASTTPTPAASTPASDVTETPEADVPESQPAEAVASDAPNPDATGSVQVPPSADEHPDAEQGATTGTGEPGPGADAENLGRSHDNR